One window from the genome of Desulfolucanica intricata encodes:
- the pdaB gene encoding polysaccharide deacetylase family sporulation protein PdaB, translated as MRVFYFNLTKMKRNSLVGLLVAVSFCLIGSIVIKQQIVPSTAGSKPHAIYKVQTKEKLVALTFDISWGTKVPGPVMDILKKNNIKSTFFLSGPWAEKYPHFPKRLVREGHEIASHGDRHINLSQESPETVRKEIMSAHNKLKKVTGISPSLIRTPNGDWDDMVLSICDDLGYKVIQWSADSMDWKKPGVKEIVNGVLEKAHPGAIILMHASDTCSQTPDALPAVIKGLKEKGYQFVTVSELLKYGPGVID; from the coding sequence GTGCGGGTTTTTTACTTCAATCTTACAAAAATGAAAAGAAATTCACTGGTCGGACTTCTGGTAGCTGTTTCATTTTGTTTAATTGGATCTATCGTAATTAAACAACAAATTGTTCCAAGTACTGCCGGCTCTAAACCACACGCTATTTATAAAGTGCAGACTAAAGAAAAATTAGTAGCACTAACTTTTGATATAAGTTGGGGTACCAAGGTTCCGGGACCTGTTATGGATATTTTAAAGAAGAACAATATTAAATCCACCTTCTTTCTTTCCGGACCCTGGGCTGAGAAATATCCTCATTTTCCAAAACGATTAGTTCGTGAAGGCCATGAAATCGCCAGTCATGGTGACAGACACATAAACTTGAGTCAGGAATCACCGGAAACTGTGCGCAAAGAAATTATGTCAGCCCACAATAAACTTAAAAAGGTAACTGGAATATCACCAAGCTTAATCCGAACACCCAACGGAGACTGGGATGACATGGTTTTAAGTATTTGTGATGACCTTGGGTATAAGGTGATCCAGTGGAGTGCCGATTCCATGGACTGGAAAAAACCCGGAGTGAAGGAGATTGTTAATGGAGTTTTAGAGAAAGCACACCCCGGAGCAATCATTCTTATGCATGCCAGTGACACGTGCAGTCAAACCCCGGACGCCCTACCCGCAGTAATTAAAGGACTAAAAGAAAAAGGGTACCAATTTGTTACTGTATCAGAACTATTAAAATACGGGCCGGGTGTAATCGACTAA
- a CDS encoding phosphatase PAP2 family protein, translated as MILQTFDAALFNFINHELQNPVLDWVMPVMSCVGSGGAIWFCTALMLYFFVPQRGKRIAVLIVLAFLLSNLIANELLKDLFARQRPFLTLPDVRVLIKQPLSYSFPSGHAATSFASAFVIAKKIRPMALPVVFMALAIAFSRIYVGVHYPLDVAAGGMIGWLCALIVLRNEKKLDILFRKRDRNL; from the coding sequence TTGATACTCCAAACTTTTGACGCTGCGCTATTTAATTTTATTAATCATGAACTTCAAAATCCGGTTTTAGATTGGGTTATGCCTGTTATGAGTTGTGTCGGGAGTGGTGGTGCTATATGGTTTTGCACTGCCTTAATGTTATATTTTTTTGTACCACAACGGGGTAAAAGAATTGCCGTATTAATTGTGCTGGCCTTTTTGTTAAGCAATTTAATAGCAAATGAACTTTTAAAAGATTTGTTTGCCCGGCAGAGACCTTTTTTAACTTTACCTGATGTTAGGGTCTTAATTAAACAACCGCTTTCATATTCTTTCCCCTCGGGGCACGCTGCTACTTCTTTTGCAAGTGCATTCGTAATAGCTAAAAAAATAAGGCCTATGGCGTTACCGGTAGTATTTATGGCGTTAGCCATTGCCTTTTCCAGAATCTATGTAGGCGTACATTATCCTTTGGATGTGGCTGCCGGTGGGATGATTGGTTGGTTATGTGCCCTTATTGTACTTCGTAATGAAAAAAAATTAGATATACTATTTCGTAAACGGGATAGGAATCTATAA
- a CDS encoding SEC-C domain-containing protein: MTIAKNIMDIPCPCGSGKLYPECCGIRKKVVSLEQARWRKTGRDLRRKLGEFAEEPEFIVEAGHAQDLYFSSLDEDFIDDDFTMERCFEWFIFDYLMIDRRTLVEAYYELPDLDYYEKALLSEWVNSKISLYEVLKVFPKKSLIIQDIVTGQQFHVRDASVASEIEIGNILLMRVLKVGDEYEFSTSGLALPAAAKPFLVFKIHDDIHELFKQRNSVEPLSWNKYLQARSHVINRWVVDIGLYSGLPDIYGHNAVKESPFNAVNLSEQDLEALLEDIKQYISFEMVEKTVPVINSKIKQENKQQYGKLIGKKTIKKGVGVLRLDVEDVFKWAKPIYAEVAKKLVDILYKQGYDFSQQEGAVRMWHDFCSKEKPTFRKASTWTATLVYAIARLGLDKKVHQSKLAKDYGVASSTISNNFRSLCRVLDLVAFDHRYFTQESPLTELKEVDPLLAEILENLRL, from the coding sequence TTGACAATAGCTAAAAATATCATGGATATTCCGTGCCCTTGCGGCAGTGGTAAATTGTATCCAGAGTGTTGCGGTATCAGGAAAAAAGTTGTTTCCCTCGAGCAGGCCCGCTGGCGCAAAACCGGCCGTGATTTACGCCGTAAGCTGGGTGAGTTTGCAGAAGAACCGGAATTTATAGTAGAGGCGGGGCATGCCCAAGATTTATACTTTAGCAGTCTTGATGAGGATTTTATTGATGATGATTTTACGATGGAACGATGCTTTGAGTGGTTTATTTTTGATTACCTTATGATTGACAGGCGCACTTTAGTAGAGGCTTATTATGAATTGCCTGATTTAGATTATTATGAAAAAGCTTTACTTTCTGAATGGGTTAATTCGAAAATATCTCTTTATGAGGTGCTGAAGGTTTTTCCCAAGAAAAGTTTGATAATACAAGATATTGTTACCGGGCAGCAATTTCATGTACGTGATGCCAGTGTAGCTTCGGAAATAGAAATTGGAAATATCTTATTAATGCGAGTGTTAAAAGTCGGAGATGAGTATGAATTTTCCACAAGTGGTTTGGCACTTCCTGCTGCTGCTAAACCATTCCTAGTATTTAAGATACATGATGACATTCATGAGTTATTTAAACAAAGGAATTCGGTAGAGCCTTTAAGCTGGAATAAATACCTTCAAGCTCGTTCTCATGTAATAAACAGATGGGTGGTAGATATTGGTTTGTACTCGGGATTGCCGGATATTTATGGCCACAATGCTGTTAAAGAAAGTCCTTTTAATGCAGTCAATTTATCTGAACAGGATTTAGAAGCCCTTCTTGAGGATATTAAACAATATATATCATTTGAGATGGTTGAAAAAACTGTTCCAGTTATTAATAGCAAGATTAAGCAGGAAAATAAACAACAATACGGTAAATTGATTGGTAAAAAGACTATTAAGAAGGGTGTGGGTGTACTTCGCTTAGATGTGGAAGATGTTTTTAAGTGGGCAAAACCAATCTATGCTGAAGTAGCCAAAAAACTTGTTGATATTTTGTATAAGCAGGGATATGATTTTTCTCAGCAAGAGGGAGCTGTTCGCATGTGGCATGACTTTTGCAGTAAGGAAAAACCTACTTTCCGTAAAGCCTCTACATGGACGGCAACCTTAGTTTATGCGATAGCAAGATTGGGACTGGATAAAAAGGTTCATCAGAGTAAGCTGGCCAAGGATTATGGAGTAGCTTCTTCAACTATTTCAAATAATTTTCGCTCCCTTTGCAGGGTTCTTGATTTGGTTGCCTTTGACCATCGCTATTTTACACAAGAATCACCGCTTACTGAATTGAAAGAAGTTGATCCTCTGCTCGCAGAAATTTTGGAAAACTTACGTCTCTAA
- a CDS encoding D-alanyl-D-alanine carboxypeptidase family protein, whose product MIVKKSLTIFLTAAFLLAFAYPLAAGAEEPEISADAAVLMDSATGEVYFAKNPHQRRYPASLTKIMTAIIALENGRLNEVVTVGQKAASVSVGSIIDLRVGDKLTLENLLKAALICSANDSTVAIAEHIGGNHDNFVELMNAKALSLGATNTRFQNTNGYTLPNHYTTAYDLALITRYALKNKDFNRFIATKEDTIYWKGKERELDVRNTNRLLRESYPGIDGVKTGSTPRAGNCLIASATRDGRRLIAVVLHCRNRFTDAAKILEYGFKEIKTVQLCKQGEQLTVIPVNEGIVSEIPLVAKNSLKVDVIKEKIPLISKRLIIEDYVQAPVNKGQKLGEVVYYLDNKEICRSILVSGQDVKRKAWLKRMLEKLLR is encoded by the coding sequence ATGATAGTAAAAAAGAGCCTAACAATCTTTTTAACCGCGGCATTCCTATTAGCATTTGCCTATCCCTTGGCTGCCGGGGCTGAAGAGCCGGAGATATCTGCGGATGCCGCGGTTTTAATGGATTCTGCAACGGGGGAGGTGTATTTTGCCAAAAACCCTCATCAAAGACGTTATCCGGCCAGTTTAACTAAAATCATGACTGCCATTATAGCCTTGGAAAATGGTCGATTAAATGAGGTGGTTACCGTTGGCCAAAAAGCTGCCTCCGTCTCTGTGGGTTCAATTATCGATTTGCGGGTTGGAGATAAACTAACCTTGGAAAATTTGTTAAAAGCAGCTCTAATTTGTTCAGCTAATGATTCTACCGTGGCAATTGCTGAGCATATCGGTGGTAATCATGACAACTTTGTTGAACTGATGAATGCAAAAGCACTGTCTTTGGGAGCAACTAATACACGTTTTCAGAATACTAACGGATATACGCTGCCTAATCATTATACGACTGCTTACGATTTAGCCTTGATTACCCGCTATGCCCTTAAAAATAAAGATTTTAACCGATTTATTGCTACTAAAGAAGATACGATTTATTGGAAAGGGAAAGAGCGTGAGTTGGATGTTAGAAATACAAACCGTCTTCTCAGGGAAAGTTACCCGGGTATAGACGGAGTAAAAACAGGTTCTACACCACGGGCCGGAAATTGTTTAATTGCTTCAGCTACCAGAGACGGTCGCAGACTCATTGCGGTTGTTTTGCATTGTAGGAATCGTTTTACAGATGCAGCTAAAATTTTAGAATATGGTTTTAAAGAGATTAAAACGGTACAGCTTTGTAAGCAAGGGGAACAGCTGACAGTAATACCGGTGAATGAGGGGATAGTTAGTGAAATACCACTGGTTGCGAAGAATAGTTTAAAAGTTGATGTGATAAAAGAAAAAATTCCTTTAATAAGTAAAAGGCTGATCATAGAAGATTATGTACAGGCTCCGGTGAATAAGGGGCAAAAGTTAGGGGAAGTTGTATATTACTTGGATAACAAGGAAATATGCCGTTCTATTTTGGTGTCGGGGCAAGACGTAAAGCGAAAAGCATGGCTAAAACGAATGTTGGAAAAATTATTAAGATAG
- a CDS encoding Ig-like domain-containing protein encodes MNLFKINENDFNFILANAGRDILINNIPTKALITNTTIKENNNDKYISTLTEIKQGDRIEYNGLYWLVISDVNGKRYDKYKGVIRACNHNIGFKINNEPVCIPVIAYGSAIGVTTDKFISLPENKIILTMQNNDITSQIKINDTFVKWGRLYTVEGIDLTQPGLINLHCTFTSSSTDTEFVCTEAGDINYTPWYITITGETELEPDNTYSYTAKVYDSNGNEHNYLNVTWSVSDGANSTIDQNGNLTVSAEDENITIYATLEGTNITGELNIEIQSLEITYIITGANDIIINTTQTYTASKLINGIPDPNAKFSFSIDYQGNSSSVATLTIISDTECSIKCNDSVYYITLIAEDIDTGEIVKKENIKLRSLF; translated from the coding sequence TTGAACTTATTTAAAATTAATGAAAATGATTTTAATTTTATCCTTGCTAATGCTGGCAGGGATATTTTAATTAATAATATTCCTACAAAGGCATTAATAACAAATACTACCATAAAAGAAAATAATAATGACAAATACATATCAACATTAACTGAAATAAAACAAGGTGACAGAATAGAATATAATGGTTTATATTGGCTTGTAATTTCAGATGTTAACGGTAAAAGGTATGATAAATATAAAGGAGTTATTAGGGCTTGTAATCACAATATAGGATTTAAAATTAATAATGAACCTGTTTGTATTCCAGTAATTGCTTATGGTTCAGCCATCGGAGTTACAACCGACAAATTTATATCTTTACCTGAAAATAAAATTATTTTAACCATGCAAAATAATGATATAACTTCGCAAATTAAAATAAATGATACTTTTGTTAAGTGGGGCAGATTATATACCGTTGAAGGAATAGATTTAACACAACCTGGACTAATAAATTTACATTGTACTTTTACTTCGAGTTCTACTGATACTGAATTTGTTTGCACTGAAGCAGGAGATATAAATTATACTCCCTGGTATATTACAATTACAGGTGAAACCGAATTGGAACCAGATAATACATATTCCTATACTGCCAAAGTTTATGATAGTAACGGAAACGAACATAATTATCTTAATGTAACTTGGTCAGTTAGTGACGGAGCCAATTCTACTATAGATCAAAATGGAAATTTAACTGTTAGTGCAGAAGATGAAAACATAACAATTTATGCCACATTAGAAGGTACGAATATTACAGGTGAATTAAATATAGAAATTCAAAGTTTAGAAATTACATATATAATTACTGGTGCCAATGATATTATCATAAATACTACTCAAACCTATACTGCCAGTAAGTTGATTAACGGCATACCTGACCCAAACGCTAAATTTAGTTTTTCAATTGATTATCAAGGGAATAGTAGTAGTGTTGCAACGTTGACGATCATTAGCGATACAGAATGTTCTATTAAATGTAATGATTCAGTTTATTATATTACGCTAATTGCAGAGGATATTGATACTGGTGAAATAGTGAAAAAAGAAAATATCAAATTAAGGAGTTTATTTTAG
- a CDS encoding DedA family protein: protein MFGKGVKRLTEFIEQILTLITDYIAALGYWGIALGMAIESANIPLPSEVILPFGGYLVSIGKLDFFWASMAGTIGGTVGSVVSYYIGLLGGRPFLVRYGKYIGLNEKKLAIADRWFERYGEATVFFTRLMPVVRTFISFPAGISGMDIKRFTVYTFLGSLPWSFLLVYLGVKLGEHWDDLKPWFHRLDAVIVAGLLAVIIYYWYNKKKNKV from the coding sequence ATGTTTGGTAAAGGGGTGAAGAGATTGACTGAATTTATTGAGCAAATATTAACGTTAATTACTGATTATATTGCGGCATTAGGGTATTGGGGTATTGCATTGGGAATGGCTATTGAAAGTGCTAATATACCGTTACCCAGTGAAGTAATTTTACCTTTTGGTGGTTACCTGGTATCTATTGGTAAACTTGACTTTTTTTGGGCTTCAATGGCAGGAACAATTGGGGGAACGGTAGGTTCAGTAGTTTCATATTATATTGGTCTCCTCGGGGGGCGTCCTTTTTTAGTTCGTTATGGTAAATATATTGGACTAAACGAGAAAAAACTTGCTATAGCTGACCGCTGGTTTGAACGATACGGTGAGGCTACAGTTTTTTTTACCCGCCTAATGCCTGTTGTTAGAACTTTTATTTCATTTCCTGCCGGTATCAGCGGTATGGATATTAAACGATTTACTGTTTATACATTTTTAGGTTCTTTACCCTGGTCTTTCTTACTTGTATATCTGGGTGTTAAGCTGGGGGAACACTGGGATGATTTAAAACCGTGGTTTCACCGGTTAGATGCGGTAATTGTGGCCGGTCTTTTAGCCGTCATTATATATTACTGGTATAATAAAAAGAAAAATAAAGTTTAA
- a CDS encoding YhcN/YlaJ family sporulation lipoprotein — protein MRKQWRLSVYAIMVFVIAALIVTVIGGCTAAQKPDPKPNEPNPQVSPAPQTPTPTPVRNMPTNTDQINRISERLAADVARIPGVNSAAVVISGNTAYVGVDMDAGVEKRTTNNIKNDVVRVVKKGEPRLANVLVSTDADTVTRLKKIGDGLAQGKPMSAFDREMAEIARRMSPNTR, from the coding sequence ATGAGGAAACAATGGAGGTTATCAGTTTACGCTATAATGGTGTTTGTTATAGCTGCTCTCATAGTAACAGTTATAGGTGGTTGTACTGCAGCTCAAAAACCGGATCCAAAACCTAATGAACCAAATCCACAGGTTTCACCGGCACCACAAACACCTACACCTACACCGGTTAGGAATATGCCTACCAATACAGACCAAATAAACCGTATATCTGAGAGACTGGCTGCCGATGTAGCACGTATACCGGGAGTAAACAGTGCCGCGGTTGTTATTTCCGGTAATACAGCCTATGTTGGTGTAGATATGGATGCTGGAGTTGAAAAAAGAACAACTAACAATATTAAAAATGATGTAGTTAGAGTAGTTAAAAAAGGAGAACCCAGGCTGGCTAATGTTTTAGTAAGTACTGATGCTGATACTGTTACCCGTTTGAAGAAAATTGGTGATGGTTTAGCACAAGGAAAGCCTATGTCTGCTTTTGACCGGGAAATGGCTGAAATTGCTCGCCGCATGTCACCCAATACCAGGTAA
- a CDS encoding tyrosine-type recombinase/integrase, which yields MTNEKMIKMFLIYQESRNLSQQTIEWYKSITAKFLDYCNENDIEIESMKTPEARQWVNWLQKDSDNNYKGNSINCHIRAIKTMFNYFMEDEYLEKNPFAKVKQIKVDKVIIDTFEPEEIKKMLNHLKKNTFYDLRDNLMIRILYDCGLRVSELINLKIIDIDIEKNIIKVFGKGHKERYVPFGRSVKRELVKYLSKRNKTVPEDLDEGYLLCTNQGTALNRRNVLRKIRIVGHKAGIEGKRLSPHTFRHSFAKQYLMSGGDLFSLQSIMGHNNLSTTRRYIHLLTEDIQKKHRQFSPLDNL from the coding sequence ATGACCAACGAAAAAATGATAAAAATGTTTTTAATCTATCAAGAAAGCAGAAACCTTTCCCAACAAACAATTGAATGGTATAAATCTATTACCGCTAAATTTCTTGATTATTGTAATGAAAATGATATTGAAATTGAATCAATGAAAACACCTGAAGCCCGGCAATGGGTAAACTGGCTTCAAAAAGATTCAGATAATAATTACAAGGGGAATTCTATTAACTGTCATATTAGAGCAATTAAAACTATGTTTAATTACTTTATGGAAGATGAATACCTTGAAAAAAACCCTTTTGCCAAGGTTAAGCAAATTAAAGTTGACAAGGTTATCATTGATACATTTGAGCCGGAAGAAATTAAAAAAATGCTTAATCATTTAAAGAAAAATACATTCTATGATTTACGAGATAATTTAATGATTAGAATATTATATGATTGTGGTTTAAGGGTTTCAGAGTTAATTAATCTCAAAATTATTGACATTGACATAGAAAAAAATATAATTAAGGTCTTTGGTAAAGGTCACAAGGAACGATATGTCCCGTTTGGACGTTCTGTCAAACGAGAATTAGTAAAATATCTATCTAAAAGAAACAAAACAGTACCAGAGGATTTAGACGAAGGATATTTACTTTGTACTAATCAAGGTACAGCATTAAACAGACGGAATGTTCTAAGAAAAATAAGAATAGTTGGTCATAAAGCAGGAATTGAGGGTAAACGTCTGTCACCTCATACATTTCGCCACTCATTTGCCAAACAGTATTTAATGTCAGGGGGAGATCTCTTCTCCCTTCAAAGCATAATGGGGCATAATAATCTTTCTACTACCAGACGCTATATTCACCTTCTCACCGAGGACATCCAGAAGAAACACCGGCAATTCAGTCCCTTGGACAATCTATAG
- a CDS encoding stage V sporulation protein S, with amino-acid sequence METLKVSAKSSPNSVAGALAAVIRERGAAEIQAIGAGALNQSIKAVAIARGFVAPSGVDLVCIPAFSVIEINGEERTAIKLIVQPRYSK; translated from the coding sequence ATGGAAACGTTAAAAGTTTCAGCAAAATCCAGTCCAAACTCTGTTGCTGGAGCCCTGGCCGCAGTAATTAGAGAACGGGGAGCTGCCGAAATCCAGGCAATCGGTGCAGGGGCGCTAAATCAATCTATAAAAGCTGTAGCAATTGCCAGAGGGTTTGTTGCACCCAGTGGAGTTGATCTAGTTTGTATTCCTGCTTTTTCTGTTATTGAAATTAACGGAGAAGAAAGGACTGCTATCAAGTTAATTGTGCAGCCGAGGTATTCTAAATAA